Below is a genomic region from Streptomyces sp. RPA4-2.
GTGGAAAGCCCAGCTCGGCGCGCTCGGCGAGCTCACGCACCGCGTGCCCGACGGGGTCCCACCGTACGAGCGCCTGCACAGGCCGCAGGGTCGGCTCCGCCACGACCACCACGGTGCCGCCCGCTCCCTGCCCGCGCACCAGCGCCGAGGCCCCGATCCAGCGCCGCAGGGCCTCCTCACCGGCGCGCAGATCGGGCCGCGACAGCATCGCCCAGCCGTCGAGCAGCAGCGCGGCCGCGTACCCGCCCTCCGCGACGGGTTCGGCGCCCGGCGTGGACACGACGAGCGCGGGTGCCCCCGGCACCGTGTCGAGCACCTGCTCGCGCCCCGACGTCCGTACCGGCACCGCGGGAAAGGCCCGTCCCAGCTCCTCGGCGGTCCGCCGGGCGCCCACGACCTGCGCCCGCAGCCGGAACCCACCGCACTCGGGACAGTGCCAGGCCGCCTCGTCCCGCCCGCACCACGTGCACCGCAGCGCGCCGGCGTCCTGCGCCTCCAAGGGGCCGGCGCAGTGCCGGCAGCGGGCCGGAGCCCGGCACTGCGCGCAGGCCATCCGCGGTACGTACCCGCGCCTCGGCACCTGCACCAGCACAGGCCCGTGCCGCAGCCCCTCCCTGACCACCTGCCAGGCCAGAGTGGGCAGCCGGGCGGCCCGCGCCGCCTCGTCCCGCGCGAGATCGCCGTCCCCCACGGTCCGTACGAGCGGCGCGCTCGCCCTCACCTGGTCCCGCTCGGCGGCCAGCGGCAACGCCCAGCCGCTCTCGACCAGCTGCGCGGCCTCGACCGTGCAGCTCCAACTCCCCAGCAGAAAGGCACATTTGTCATGGGCGGCCCGCAGCAGCAGGACCTCTCGCGCATGCGGCTGCGGTGCGTGCGGCTCGCTGTGGCTGCCGTCCCCGTCGTCCCAGAGAACGACGAGTCCCAGATCGCGCACCGGCGCGAACATGGCGGCGCGGGTCCCCACGACGGCCCGTACGGACCCGCGCCGCACGGCGAGCCACTCCCGGTACCGCTTCTCGGGTCCGGCCTCGGCCGTGAGGACCGCGTGCCGCCCCTCCCCCAGCAACGAGGTCAGCGCCGCGTCCACACGGGAGACGGTCCTGCCGTCCGGTACGACGACGAGCGCGCCGCGTCCCGAGGCGAGCGTCGCGCCCACCGCCCGCGCGAGCTCGTCGGCCCATTCGGGCCCCGGCAACGCGTTCCACACGGCCCGCGGGGAGCCGCCGCGGGCGAGCGACTCCAAAAAGGCGGCCCCCCGCGCATACCGCGTCCAGGACTCCGCCGCGGGCGCGTCGGGAGCGGGCAGGGGTGCCGCGGAGGGCTTCGCCTCGGCCCGGGCGTTGCGCGGCGGCACGGCGAGTTGCAGCACATCGGCGAGGCTGCCCGCGTACCGGTCGGCGACGGCCCGGGTCAGCCCCAGCAGCTCGGGGCCGAGGACCGGTTCGGGGGACACCACCTGGGCCAGCGCGGCGAGCGGTCCTGAGTAGTCGGACTCGGCCAGCCGCTCGACGAGGAAGCCGTCGATGAGGCCCCCGCCCTCGCGCCGCCCGTCCCGCACCCGGTGCCGCCCGGCCCCGAACCGCACCCGGACCCGGACACCGGGCTGCGCCTGGGCGTCGAGCTCCTCGGGCACGGCGTAGTCGAAGTACCGGTCCAGATGCAGCACGCCCTTGTCGACGAGCACCCGCGCGACGGGCAGCTCCTTGGCGAGCGCGGCGCCGCGCCAGGTCCGCGGCTTCGCCTTCGGTGCCCTGGCCTGCCGCACACCTTCGCGGATCAGCGCAAGCTGCTCGGGCGGCGCGCCCTCCGCGTCACCCTCACCCCGCCCGTTCGCGCTGCTCACAGCAGTATTCCTACCAGACCGCACCGACACCGCCGCCCGCCCGGAAGCGGGCCGCCGACGGATCGCGAACGCCCCGGGCCGTGCCCTCGCCCTAGCCCTAGCCCTCGCCCTCGCCCTCGCCCTCGCGGCGAACGACCGGCGGGCAAGGGCGGCCGCGACGTCGGCTCTCCCGAGGTCCAGGCGGCAGCGGCTTCATGATGCATCCAGTTTCACCGCACGCCCGAAGGGCGCACTCCGCCGAAGTAGCCGCGGCCATCGCACCGGGAGATCGTCAGCCTACGAACGGCGGCCGTTCCCCGCCAGGCGTTTTCCGGCCCGGCCCGTCGGCGGCATCAGGGCCGCGTGCTTAAGCATCGGCACCGGGCAGAGACCGGCGGCACGGGAACGACCGGAAGGGCGGGAAGGGCAGGAACAACGCCGAGGCCCGGCACCCCTCGGGGGCACCGGGCCTCGGCAGGACGTGGCGAGCCGCGGGTGGTCTACAGACCGACGGCCCTGCGGAGCGCGTCCACACGGTCCGTCCGCTCCCACGTGAAGTCGGGCAGCTCCCGGCCGAAGTGACCGTACGCGGCCGTCTGGGAGTAGATCGGGCGCAGCAGGTCGAGGTCGCGGATGATGGCCGCCGGGCGGAGGTCGAAGACCTCGGTGATGGCGGTCTCGATCTTCTCCGCGTCGACCTTCGCGGTCCCGAAGGTCTCCACGAAGAGACCGACGGGCTCGGCCTTGCCGATGGCGTAGGCGACCTGGACCTCGCAGCGCGAGGCGAGACCCGCGGCGACGACGTTCTTGGCGACCCAGCGCATCGCGTACGCGGCCGAGCGGTCGACCTTGGACGGGTCCTTGCCGGAGAAGGCGCCGCCGCCGTGGCGGGCCATGCCGCCGTACGTGTCGATGATGATCTTGCGGCCGGTCAGGCCGGCGTCGCCCATCGGGCCGCCGATCTCGAAGCGGCCGGTCGGGTTGACCAGCAGGCGGTAGCCCTCGGTCTCCAGCTTGATGCCGTCGTCGAGGAGGGCCTTCAGCTCCGGCTCCACCACGAACTCGCGGATGTCGGGCGCGAGCAGCGAGTCCAGGTCGATGTCGCTCGCGTGCTGCGAGGAGACCACGACCGTGTCCAGCCGGACCGCCTTGTCACCGTCGTACTCGATGGTGACCTGGGTCTTTCCGTCGGGACGGAGGTAGGGGATCGTGCCGTTCTTGCGGACCTCGGACAGCCGACGGGAGAGCCGGTGCGCCAGGTGGATCGGCAGCGGCATCAGGTTGGGCGTCTCGTCGGTCGCGTACCCGAACATCAGGCCCTGGTCGCCGGCGCCCTGCTTGTCGAGCTCGTCCTCGTCACCCTCGACGCGGGACTCGTACGCCGTGTCTACGCCCTGCGCGATGTCCGGGGACTGGGAGCCGATCGACACCGAGACACCACACGAAGCGCCGTCGAAGCCCTTCTTCGACGAGTCGTAGCCGATCTCCAGGATCTTGTCCCGGACCAGCTGGGCGATCGGCGCGTACGCCTTGGTCGTGACCTCTCCGGCCACGTGCACCAGGCCGGTCGTGATCAACGTCTCCACGGCGACCCGGGACGTCGGGTCCTCCCGCAGAAGCGCGTCGAGAATGGTGTCGCTGATCTGGTCAGCGATCTTGTCGGGGTGACCCTCGGTCACGGACTCCGAGGTGAACAGGCGACGGGACACAACGCTCCCTGTGGTTGCAGCGGCTGCTGGCTGATCATTGGCGGACGGGACGGGAGCTGCGCCCGGCGTCGTCCGAGAACAGTTTATCGGTCGCGCTCGCCGGCAGGCCCCCCTGTCTCGCTTCTCGGAAGCCCTGTGACCTGCGGCACGGGCATTCTGCGCCCTGGAGATCGCTCTCCACCAGGGTTGCCGCGAGCGAATTCCGCACGGCCGCAGTCACCTGTTGAGGTGACGGGGACCTCTACGGCAGACGGCGTGTCACCAGATCCCACACGGTCTCGGCCAGGGCTTCCTTGGGTCCGTGGGGCACCGCGGTCTCACTGCCGTCGGCGCCCAGCACCACGGCCTCGTTCTCCTCGGATCCGAAGGTCCTGCGCTCCCCCACCTCGTTCACCACGAGGAGATCGCACCCCTTGCGCTCCAGTTTCGCGCGGCCGTTGGCGAGGACGTCGTCCGTCTCGGCGGCGAAACCGACCACGATCTGGCCGGGGCGCGGACGGTCCGCCGAGATCTCGGCGAGGATGTCCGGATTTCGGACCAGAACGATCGGCTCCGGTTCCTGGCCGTCCTTCTTCTTGATCTTCCCCGTCGCGTAGGCGGCGGGGCGGAAGTCCGCCACGGCCGCGGCCATCACCACGGCGTCGGCGTCCGGGGTCGCCTTGAGCACCGCCTCGCGCAGCTGCACGGCCGTGCCGACCCGCACCACGTCGACGCCCGCCGGGTCCGGCAGTCCGGTGTTCGCGGCGATCAGCGTCACCCGGGCCCCTCGTGCGGCCGCGGTGCGGGCGAGGGCGTACCCCTGTTTGCCGGAGGAACGGTTGCCGAGGAAGCGGACGGGGTCGAGCGGTTCCCGGGTACCGCCGGCGCTGACGACGACATGGCGGCCCGCGAGGTCGGGTTCGCGCACGCCCCGGGCCAGCACCCGGCGGCAGACCTCGAAGATCTCCGTGGGGTCGGGGAGCCGGCCCTTGCCGGTGTCCACGCCGGTCAGGCGGCCCACGGCGGGCTCGATGACGACGGCGCCGCGGCGGCGGAGCGTCGCCACGTTCTCCTGGGTGGCCGGGTGCTCCCACATCTCGGTGTGCATGGCGGGCGCGAAGACGACCGGGCAGCGGGCGGTGAGCAGGGTGTTGGTGAGGAGGTCGTCGGCCAGCCCGTGGGCGGCCTTGGCGAGCATGTCCGCCGTCGCGGGGGCCACCACCACCAGGTCCGCGTGCTGCCCGATGCGGACGTGCGGGACCTCGTGGACGTCCGACCAGACCTCGGTGGAGACCGGGTGGCCGGAGAGCGCGGACCAGGTGGCGGCACCCACGAAGTGCAGGGCGGACGCGGTCGGCACGACCCGCACGTCGTGCCCCGACTCCGTCAGCCTGCGCAGCAGCTCGCACGCCTTGTACGCGGCGATGCCACCGCTGACCCCCAGCACGACCTTCGGCTTGTCCACCGGGCCTCCCCACACTCGACACCCGTACGCCCCGGCTCGAAGACGTACGACTCCATGACACACCACGGGCCCGGCAGTCGTACTGCCGGGCCCGGGATGAAGTGAAACAGCGGACTACTGCGCGGGGCCCTCAACGGCCTCGGACGTGAGCAGACCCGCGTTGATCTCGCGCAGGGCGATGGAGAGCGGCTTCTCGTGGACGTGGGTGTCGACGAGCGGACCGACGTACTCGAGGAGGCCCTCGCCGAGCTGCGAGTAGTACGCGTTGATCTGACGGGCGCGCTTGGCCGCGTAGATCACGAGGCTGTACTTCGAGTCGGTGGCCTCGAGGAGCTCGTCGAT
It encodes:
- the rpoZ gene encoding DNA-directed RNA polymerase subunit omega; the protein is MSSSITAPEGIINPPIDELLEATDSKYSLVIYAAKRARQINAYYSQLGEGLLEYVGPLVDTHVHEKPLSIALREINAGLLTSEAVEGPAQ
- a CDS encoding primosomal protein N', with product MSSANGRGEGDAEGAPPEQLALIREGVRQARAPKAKPRTWRGAALAKELPVARVLVDKGVLHLDRYFDYAVPEELDAQAQPGVRVRVRFGAGRHRVRDGRREGGGLIDGFLVERLAESDYSGPLAALAQVVSPEPVLGPELLGLTRAVADRYAGSLADVLQLAVPPRNARAEAKPSAAPLPAPDAPAAESWTRYARGAAFLESLARGGSPRAVWNALPGPEWADELARAVGATLASGRGALVVVPDGRTVSRVDAALTSLLGEGRHAVLTAEAGPEKRYREWLAVRRGSVRAVVGTRAAMFAPVRDLGLVVLWDDGDGSHSEPHAPQPHAREVLLLRAAHDKCAFLLGSWSCTVEAAQLVESGWALPLAAERDQVRASAPLVRTVGDGDLARDEAARAARLPTLAWQVVREGLRHGPVLVQVPRRGYVPRMACAQCRAPARCRHCAGPLEAQDAGALRCTWCGRDEAAWHCPECGGFRLRAQVVGARRTAEELGRAFPAVPVRTSGREQVLDTVPGAPALVVSTPGAEPVAEGGYAAALLLDGWAMLSRPDLRAGEEALRRWIGASALVRGQGAGGTVVVVAEPTLRPVQALVRWDPVGHAVRELAERAELGFPPVSRMAAVSGTAEALAGFLAVVELPGDAEVLGPVPLPVTDAGRPRRVGAPPPGGAVGAGARPGTAGERCRTGGRAEGRAGGADGARGSEPVRIRIDPPDIG
- the coaBC gene encoding bifunctional phosphopantothenoylcysteine decarboxylase/phosphopantothenate--cysteine ligase CoaBC; protein product: MDKPKVVLGVSGGIAAYKACELLRRLTESGHDVRVVPTASALHFVGAATWSALSGHPVSTEVWSDVHEVPHVRIGQHADLVVVAPATADMLAKAAHGLADDLLTNTLLTARCPVVFAPAMHTEMWEHPATQENVATLRRRGAVVIEPAVGRLTGVDTGKGRLPDPTEIFEVCRRVLARGVREPDLAGRHVVVSAGGTREPLDPVRFLGNRSSGKQGYALARTAAARGARVTLIAANTGLPDPAGVDVVRVGTAVQLREAVLKATPDADAVVMAAAVADFRPAAYATGKIKKKDGQEPEPIVLVRNPDILAEISADRPRPGQIVVGFAAETDDVLANGRAKLERKGCDLLVVNEVGERRTFGSEENEAVVLGADGSETAVPHGPKEALAETVWDLVTRRLP
- the metK gene encoding methionine adenosyltransferase; the protein is MSRRLFTSESVTEGHPDKIADQISDTILDALLREDPTSRVAVETLITTGLVHVAGEVTTKAYAPIAQLVRDKILEIGYDSSKKGFDGASCGVSVSIGSQSPDIAQGVDTAYESRVEGDEDELDKQGAGDQGLMFGYATDETPNLMPLPIHLAHRLSRRLSEVRKNGTIPYLRPDGKTQVTIEYDGDKAVRLDTVVVSSQHASDIDLDSLLAPDIREFVVEPELKALLDDGIKLETEGYRLLVNPTGRFEIGGPMGDAGLTGRKIIIDTYGGMARHGGGAFSGKDPSKVDRSAAYAMRWVAKNVVAAGLASRCEVQVAYAIGKAEPVGLFVETFGTAKVDAEKIETAITEVFDLRPAAIIRDLDLLRPIYSQTAAYGHFGRELPDFTWERTDRVDALRRAVGL